From Mercenaria mercenaria strain notata unplaced genomic scaffold, MADL_Memer_1 contig_4451, whole genome shotgun sequence, the proteins below share one genomic window:
- the LOC123547814 gene encoding uncharacterized protein LOC123547814 yields MLTNIVTSSFIVAVFIHICISEPHCSKFHYEEKLLEKMIRLEISVEAMKKEIEESRNQVTTTLGNLQTERSTWEKTLLTMKDTSVTALDTAIQETKTQVQDELKVLAAEKERWNKKLKDSVKIPEVVLFSARRPKHNTPTSGQTMIFTEIILNKGDAYNKENGVFTAPYTGVYIFTVQFCVYPGKRVDFAFMANDKPFKIARIQRHSSSNFSCHSFDAMTIVNKNENVKIKIVYVYSYSSVSILDENDSHYWNTFSGRFIQPI; encoded by the exons atgttgACGAATATTGTCACTTCAAGCTTCATTGTTGCGGTATTTATTCACATTTGCATTTCGGAACCGCACTGTTCTAAATTTCACTACGAAGAGAAGcttttagaaaaaatgataagaCTTGAAATTTCTGTGGAAGCAATGAAAAAGGAAATTGAAGAGTCTCGGAACCAAGTAACGACAACTCTTGGTAATCTACAAACAGAAAGAAGCACATGGGAGAAGACACTACTGACCATGAAAGACACAAGCGTTACAGCATTAGACACTGCCATTCAAGAGACAAAAACACAAGTTCAAGACGAACTGAAGGTACTAGCAGCCGAGAAAGAAAGATGGAATAAAAAACTAAAGG ACAGCGTGAAAATACCAGAAGTCGTTTTATTCTCTGCTAGACGTCCCAAACATAACACACCAACAAGCggacaaacaatgattttcacAGAGATCATCTTAAATAAAGGCGACGCTTACAATAAAGAGAATGGTGTATTTACCGCTCCTTATACTGGCGTTTATATCTTTACTGTACAATTCTGTGTGTATCCGGGAAAGCGTGTTGATTTTGCCTTCATGGCCAATGACAAGCCTTTTAAGATAGCACGGATCCAAAGACACAGTAGTAGTAACTTTTCCTGCCACAGCTTTGATGCCATGACCATTGTTAATAAAAATGAGAATGTGAAAATTAagattgtatatgtatatagctATAGTTCAGTTTCTATACTGGATGAGAACGATAGTCATTACTGGAACACATTCTCTGGTCGTTTTATTCAACCGATTTAG